The stretch of DNA AGCCGAGAAATGGAGGAGATGGACTTGGGCTGCGGCCCACCACATAGAGTTCTCAATTCATGGATCCATGTGTCCCTACTCTATTGGTTTGTACAAATGGAAAGCCCAGCCCATGGTATTCTCGGGCCTCACCATGAAGGGCTCCCCAGGTTGGGCTGGACGAGGAATGCACGGATTAGAACCCAAGGTGGGCCTGAAGTGAGAACGTTGCGGGTTGGAGTGGTGGAGATTCCAAAACTACAAGTGTTGTTGTGCTGCTGTTAGCGGTTGTCTACGAGGATTCAAATACCATCCATCAGAAACCAAACCAAccacagcagagagagagagagagagagagagagagcatgggcTGTTTCATCTTCTCCCATCCCTGTGATGCCGTCCTCCATTGACGACTTCCCTTTGGACTTTCTTGTGAGTCCgtctccccttcttcctttccttaCTCTTTTTGACTCTCCGACGACTCTCTCAACTTTATCTCTTCTTTCTCTGTCCGTTTGCACAATTGAGGTCCAAATCTTCTGCAAACTGGACCACGATGAACTGAGGCCACTGCGCTGTGTCTCCAAATCCTTCAACCACGCGGTAAGCCTTTACAGTTCACATGTGAGGAATCTGGTCTCCTGGTCTTTCTTCCTCCTACTCTTGATGCAGGCTATCGTCGCCCAACAGATGCACTTCGACTTCTCCACGCCGGCACCCAAAAAGTCCATGGCCTTCTCCAGGTACTGCAGCGCTACCATTTCTACCGTGATCTCCGACCCGCTCGAGTGACTGTTTTGAATGGCTACAAGGCACACGGATGCTTCGCCGGGTGGCCCCTCGTGGAAACTAGAGGTTAGAAAGCCGAAGACTGCGAAGCTGTCGGAAGGAGAGTCGCGGCGGATAGCGGTGGTGCTCTTTCCGGCCACGGACAGCGACAGAAGGCTGACCACAAGACCGGCGTGCCGGCATTGCAGTGTGGCGCCTGGATCACTTCATTTAGCCAATGCACATGCCTGACTGACAACAATTCTCCATCTTTGATCCTCGTCAAATTCTTTTCGTTTCGCTAAGCATGCTCGGTAGTGAATCCCTTTAATCGGTCATTCTGGATTGAACGGAGGCTCTAAAATCATCTTATTGTGATTCTATCATGCAATGGATTTTTATGAACTATGAAACTTTGATCAAATAATATACGTGACATTTACACATAAATAGCACAATCTTCCCCTTCGTCATGGTGGAGCTCAGCGTGTCGACATGAAAATATGAGGACGCATAAGATTAGCCAAAGGTAGAGGAGAGCCACCATGGATGATGGATGACTTCTATCAAGAACTGAAGTTGATGGTTCCAGAATCAAAATCGTAAATCAAAACCTTATCCAAAGGTAGATGGATGACTTCTATCAAAAACTAAAATCGATGGTTCCAAAATCAAAACGATAGAAAATCGAACATGGATGATCAATGATTTCTATCAAGAACTGAAATCGATGGTTCCAGAATCAAAATCGTCCATCCGGTTCGACTCCGTAACGAAATCCATAGAATCGCTTTCGGATTTGAAGACAACAAAAGAATAGATAAATGGAAAACCTACAAAACTGCAACATATTATCCATCAACAGATCCGAATTCTCATTTTGAGCCACTTGATATTGCATCTTACAAAGTGAAACAGTTTCAATCAATAGCAACCCTACTTGTGCAACCATGATGATGCATACATTTCCTACCACAAAGAACTAGTATCTTGCCCACTATGAACAATAACCTATTATCACATAAAATCCTGAATACTATTAAAAACACTAAAGAACATAAATGAGCCAAATGATACAATGATACATTTGTCCATGACAGACGACGCATATCATGCCCAGGCTTCTCTTCCTTCGGAGTTTACAGCGTCAAGCTCTGCTGCCTTCTTGGTGGATCTACTCAACTGCAACACAGGGTGCCTGCACAACTTCCTCACTCCTTTTCTAAAATTCAATCTATACATTTCACTTTCCACATTTTCACCTACATATCTACTGCTACACTCATCTTCTGTAGCATCTAAACCACAACAAACAGGTGAAATTTTCTTAGAAACAAAGTCATTTTCCTCACCAATTTCACTTTTCTTCTCTTCATCTCTACCAAGAGATTGTTCAGTATCAGGCAAGAATTTGCTTATAGTAACTTTGTCAAGAGCATAGATGTCTGTAGTTGTTTCATTTGTGCCCAGAGTATCTCTTTCCGAAGGTTTAGATGATTTTGCTTCATCCTTGTCACTTGAAGATTCTGAACAGGAATCGAGTGCCCTGACTGCAAAGATTGCCTCCTCTCTTTCTCGCAGCTTCTTTAAGATCAGTGTCTTGAGGAAATTCATGACTTGGACAGCATGAATCAATGCAGTTAGGGGATCAGCCATCTGAAAATTGGAAATCATGAAGTGGTTATTCAGGATTCACGCTTCATGAAAGCTAATGAATTCTAGCATCCTCTATTAACCTGAGTCATGTTAGGTGCAAAAACCATTGCGATGTTTCGAGCATTCATCTTATTGCAATGCTCATGTTCCACAACATCTGCCATCAAATTGATGGCCCAATCAAGTAATGCTGCTTCAGTTGGTGGTAGCATCCGAACTAGTTCAGAGCACTCTTCTTCAGTATTACAGTGCATCACCTGATCTGGTGTCAGCAAGTCAAGTACTCCTCTGGGTAATTCCCTGAACCAGGCCTGCAGCAGCAAAATTATAGCTTCCAACCATTTTAGGACTAAACACATTGCTCAAATAGggtctaaaataaaaaaatgaattttattttcACAAACAGTTATGTTCTATGACATTTAATTTTATTGCCAACAGAATTAAGTTTGACAGACgctgcattttttttaattttcccaAAATTAACTTTTGAAAAGGAACATATATGAAGCAAAGCAAGCAAACAGAGACACCATAGTCCTACACAATAAAATACCAacgaaaataaaaattaaaaaacccCAACCAAGATCAAAGAAAAGATCTAGGGcatgaaaataatcataaaattttcaggataatATTAAGTGGATTCTCGTTATTTTTGTGTGCATTAAGCTAGGTTATTGAATAGATAAACCTGGCAAAAGGCAAAGAAATTGCTTAAAGGTATCCACTGTGAGTGGTTCAACTCCAAAATTGACATCATGCCAACTAAATGACTGACTTCGGATGGCAGCATAGATAGGTTAATTAGTCAGCCCATGTCACCTGGTTAACTGCCTTACGTTGTTTAAACATTTGATGGAATATAACTCAACAAAGAGCATTTTTTGCATTGAACTCAAACTAATTGCACCTCGGAAAAATAAGTTCTAGTATTATCCTTCATAAATTGGTTTAACATGTCTAATTTCACAATTGTAGCTTCACATGCATCAACATCCATTCTACGGACCGCCTTTCAGGTGGGAAACATCATCTGTGAATTTAACAATATAGGTATATAGATCTAAGTTGACCTAATTACAaacagaaaaagaagatgaagctATTTTTGATGTATCTAGACTCAAAAACATAAAGCACACTTTGGTATCTCCTATATTCATCATTTTCCATTCTTTGGAGCAAGAAAACCCAAAGCCCTAGGAAGGAAATGCATTTAGTAAAATCTATTCTACCTTTTTTCCTTGCAAATCACTTCCAAAGTACtgaaattaaaaaagaaagctTCTATTTTAGCCTTCTATAAACAAGAATCGGTATTGATCTGGCTGAGTGTTCACCCGACAACGTAATTTCTTACAAGATTGGGACACCTAACCTGTGAAACTAGGTGGGTATCTATCCAATACCAGTGATCATTGGCATGTTTTGCAATAATAAGAGTTGTTCAAAAAGAACAAGGATATTGAAGTAGTAAATGTATGAAAAAATCTCCATGTCCCACGGTGAAATTCATGAATTCATGATGCttaacaaatgaaaaaaaaaactccaTGACCAAGAGATAAAAATTCTTAAATTCATGATGGTTAACAAACCAAAGATACCACAATTAATATCTCACAACAGCAACAATGAGATAGATATATAGGGTTGGAAACTGAAACTACCTTTATCAGTCCCGCTAGACAATGCAAATCAATTCCAAGTGGTACAATTCCTCTGTTCAGCTGGTCTCTGACAAACACTTCTTGGCTATTCTCAGCATTAATTCTAAAAATTCCTTCCACCTTCAAGCAGAAAAGGAACAACATAAATTGTCAAACATCAATATAATATAATCATAATCAATTATCAAAATTCTACAGGAATGAGCAAACCTGTAAACCTCCTTGTAAATACAAgtgcctttgcattgagagcagAATTGTTGGCACACTGTTTCCTATTTTGTCATAGGAGCATTGCATAGATTCAGCAGAAACTCCAAATACACTTGCACTATGAAAAAACATAACATCATGTGAGATCACTTATTAGAGCATAAGAATTGCAATTTGTATGGCTAAGATCAGATGGAAAGTAAGTCCATGGTATAAATATGGCAGAGACTCCAAATACAATTGCACCACGGACAAGACAATTAAATTGACAGATACTGTTGAGGTTCTTATAATTAATTAAGTGTTTCCTAAACTTCAACCAGAAATTTGCCAGAACTACTAGAATGTCATAAAAAAATCCACCTAACAGAGGCCGAAACATATACTTGAGAGCTAGGCTACGTCTCCTCTATATTATACAATGAATTAGCTCAAACCATACTTGATAAGCACCAAGCTGTCTCATTTACTTCAGAGTTCCTTCCCTGCTTTGAAATTGAAACTGGATGAAAAAGATGATAGTTGGCAACTTCGTATAGAATGCTTGAAGCTGCAGAAATTGCTAAAACTTGTATTTCAGGCTGCTCTTGAATAAATCTACTATTTGACAAAAATTACAGTTCTAGGGGGGAAGGTCAGTCAACTATTAGTAAGAGTTGCTTATCACCGATATACACAACCGGTCAAGCTCCTTCTGCGACCAAAGGAATTTTCTTGGTATGTATATGTGCCACTATGGCAGGTATAACAAAATAtaattttcttgattttcttgtgTAAATAGTCATCTTCGTGCATTCATAAAAAGGCTCAAGAGAACTCTAAAACATAGAAGAGAAAGCAGTGCAAGATTAGTAGGAAAGCAGACTAACAGACTCAATGCCAAATCAAGAAATAATGGGGGGACAAAAGACTATCATAAATGCTCAAAGGCTTCTGGCAAGAATAACAGCCTAAGAACACAATGAGAGAACGAATACAAGAAACGCTACTACGTGAATGTACTGAAAGCAAATTGGGATGAATGCCACAGAACACGAGACCATCATTGGAAAAACAGGAAATATGGGCTGCTAAACATTGATAAAATGATGGCATAACTACGTCCAATTGGATATGCATGAGAATCATACAAGGAAAGTGAAGAAGAATTCCGTGTAGGAATTAGAAATCCAGAAGACAGGCAGCTGCATAGTGATGGCAAGGAATTGATACAACTTATTTGCACAAAGGTGAGCCAATGAGCAGGACACCCTGCGCCATCCAGAAAGATACTAGAAACTTAACAAAGAGGCTACCGTATAGCAGATAAGTGGCATCGGCAAAAAATGGATCATATTGAACACTCTGAAGATGCAGTACTTTATATTTATGTAGGCACTGGTGACACTAGTCTGATCATACTCCCCTTTCTTTTTGAAAGGATAAAGGAGATCTTTACCTTCCATTTTCAAGCCTTCTGTGaaggagaaacaaaaaaaaaaagacaattgcTATTCAAACATACGCAGCCATTTTCCTCACTTCTGAAAATCACTTCCAATATTTTTCTGACATGTTGGAGTATGTACCACCTAAGGTCTCATTTGTTGCCAGtagaaatcctaagatatttccAAAAGTACCAAATAGGAACAAACTCCAACAGAAATCACCATTTTGTGTTGGGATACATCTTCAAAATATTAACTTGGAATTTCCAAATTCGAACCATTATTTATGTTTGGCTGGGGAATACTCTTAATGCCATATAATATGGTTAATTTTGGAATTTCCAAAGCCATCATCCTTGGAATTTTCAAGTTCCAAGGACCCAAAATCCCCATAGTTTGGGCAGCTGACTGAAACTTGTAAGCTTCCCAATTTAAGGTGGGACAAGATGATGTTTGGTTGAAAGGTGGGATGTCAACGGAAGTCCCAACAAAACCCCATTCCAAATAGGGCTTGCTTGTGTGATTTTGAATAAGGATCGGATGAGGTTAACGCCGGTAGAGCGCACTTGACAGTAGGTTAACCAAGAATGATCCTAAAAGAGATCGGCATAGTTTATATCCAAGCAAAACATCAAAAATGGCCAGATTAGTATGGCATAAGGAAGCGCATAAAAAGAGTCTGATGCATTGATGACCCAACCATGATTGTATCACAAGTCCAGAGTTCCTGTTGAGCACGATCCCAAGAGACTAAGGTTCtctaaaaaagaagcaaaaaaaagtaACAGAGAACTGTTCATAAAGATGAGGATTCTACAAGCTTAAAAGTGCTAAGTACACCAACCATAACATGTTTCCCAATCAAGAAACTGAAGTCTCCCGGAACAAAGAAGTAAAGGGAAAACGAAGCAGGATTAGACCTGGCACTGGGAACCCTGAGGGGAACCTCGGGCTCCAGCTCGACGGGCAGTCCGAGGAAGCCGTCGAACCGGTCGAAGGTGACGTGAGCGACGTGCCGCACGTCGGTGGGCCACCCGATCTCCATGGACGCCGGGGAGGCTGGTCGGCACACCCCGCCCTCCCCGGCGCCCACGTTGCACATCACCAGCGACTTCCTCAGCGCCGCCACCACAACCGCCATTATCGAGAAGGGTTGATGCTGGCCGTGGTCCTccctctcctccccctcttcccCCTCCGATCCCGGCACCATTAACGGCGGAGAGATCGGgcactcctcttcctcctcgtcctcttcgTCCCCCACAGCCTCGTCTTCTTCAGGGATGTGCTGCTGCGAGGGGGACGAGGAGCCGAGGTGGAGCTGTAAGCGGGCCATGGCGGCGGATGTAAGGGGATGGAGGATTTAGTAGAGGCGGGTCAACCAAGGACCGGTGGCATTATTGTATAGGAAGGGACGGTGGATGGGGTTGGGAAGAAATTAGAATGCTGATGTGGGTGGAAGCGggcgtggtggtggtggtggtggtggcggtggtggtggtgatgatgataGAGGAGAAGCAGGATGGGGGAATTTGGAGGGTTGATGATGACTTTTATCTTAACGCACACGACTTCCAAATTGATTCGTCGTTGTTCtccttttatttgattttttttttgttttttttttgacttttagttgagtttatctttctttctttctttctttctttttctcctctctttgcaAGACGAGAAAGAGATGGGACAGTGGGAGGAAGCAAGCGTCCACATCGACGAAGATCGGCTCGTGAAGATGACAGCTGGGTCCACGTGTCTGTGGGACCCACGACGAAGCGCTACGTCGTTTACGTCTTGCTCCCGTTACCATCTCGACCCAGCACAGCACAGCACAGCACGAGACGGTACGGCGCAGGTATTTACTTTCGCTAATGCCAAGAGCCCCGGGGGGACCCAGGCGCGAAGGTCGGTGGGACCCGTGGGCAATGACGACGTATCATTTTGTCGACGGAAACCGGGGCTTGTGATCCCCAACATGCTTCCGAACAAGTGCGCGGTCTCAGCTTCTTGGCCAGCCATCTGTCGCTTCCGTCTGCTTTCTTCCGCCGTGGCGCCGTCGACCTGCCGCCCGCGCAGCGACTGTGCGTTGGGGCTGCTCTCCGCGCAGGTGTCGGTCAGCTGACACCGACGTGACGATTACTTGGTATACCACCAAATCGAAGCGTCGTCGTCCGAGTTCCACGTGGCATCACGTGACATTTAGCATCAGCGTAGATCGTTAGGGCAACCGTCCAACGGACAGTATCTTGGACTCATCCGGCAATTGCCAAGAACGTCCCGAATCTTCATGTCTCGGGCTACCGAAGGAGGGTAAATATGTCAAATTCGGAAAGGATAAACGACGGCGACTGTGCGCAgccttcttgcccaaatccttggtAACCTTCTCGGGGATCCAAAGTGGTCTACGTGTAATTTAATTTAGTTTTGTAATTGTTAGGAAATGGAATTATGATGATTGCTGCACTCTCGTCACCCCACCCCATGCAAGAAGGCAATTACAATGGTTGAAGAAGGTGCCGGCAAACATACTCATGAAACTATTTCGACCAAAGGACAGCTTTCTCTGTTTGTGTTCGTCTTCTAATACGGCTCCAAGGAATGTTTGCAGGATCTGGGTTGCGAAATGGACATGCATGACCCAACCATTCTCATTTCCTTTTTACTTATTGTGTGGGTGTACTAATCAATTCATCCATGCGTACCATTAAACACCATGGTTAAAATACTCTATTTCAGGTTTTAAAAaagttattataaatatatataaattaatttctTAGCTTTATAGATATGAGAAGGTAATTATGGGATTATCCATCTTGTCCAtaatagattttttattaatcagATAAATACCTTAATATCGACATCTCAATGTCAAGTGGTCGAGACTTTAGTATCATGTTCCTAGTATTTTCATCATGTGCGACTAGCATAATAATACTATCGATCACATCATATCTAAAAATACATAAAATCATCCCACATttgcaaaaataataatcataaaactCTCATTCAATTAGTGTTTTTAGATGTCAACTCATATGCTAATTTAATTATCGAATGGAATTTGTGATAAAATTCTTGACATTGACAACAAACAAACACGAGATAAGATCATGATTGATTCAAAGTCAACGTCCTGTTTGGATAATCAAATTTAAACATAACATAATCTCAATATGATTTTAAGATTACGAATTAGGTCAACAAAAAATTTTGTTGGGTCCATGATGTTTAGGTAACTCACTCTCCATGCATGCATGAGACGCAAGTGGGATTTGGATAAGAGGATCCGAAATCTATTATTTAGGTGGTGGTAGAGTACAAGTCTAGACTTTGATGGTATGCGGTTCGAAAATATTAATGAATCAATCCCCTTATCGATGAAGTTAGGAGATATTTGGTCGCCTATAAATGAAGTATCCATCTCTTGCAAGTGGGCTTATGATATAAAACATTGCATGACATCTCATGGAGGGTTACATTATAAATCAAAGACTACAGAAGAACAGATACGAGCGAATTAAAGTTATCGCTTATTAATAACAACGTAACGATCTGAGATCACATGAATAGACATATCTCATGCACGAGTCTGTCGAGTCCAAAATCTTGCTGACTCGGTATCTCTAAACCTAACAAATAGAGCATGTACTATGATCAAATCCGAAGGCCAACAACAGTCGGTCAATTACAAGAAGAATGACAATGAGATGCACatgcattatttttcttaaagTTCAAACCAATTGTGGTCAGTCAGTAATAGCATTTCGCAGTCGGAGACAGAAAAAAGCATCTCATCATCACCATCGCCATGATCGATTGCAGCTTATGTTCGTCAAACAGCGATAAGGTTTAGTTAGCTGTAATGATGAGAGACAGAATACGAGTCCGCAATCAGCTGATTAAGCAAAAAGGACAGTGTGTGAGAGTAGTTTATTCGTACACTTATCTGCAACGCTAACTGATCCACAAACTTGATCCTTCAATTAGCTGGACATCTTGGGCTCGATTTGAAAGATCCCTTTCTATTGAAGGCCCAATTAGCGGTATATGTATGTACGGCAATTACACACTTCACTTATATAAGGCTTTCCGGAATACTCGAATCCAAAGATACATTGGCTTGTTGTAGAGAGAAAGGGAGAAGTTAGTATAAAGAATGATTAGTGTTTTAAATCCTTAGTATCTTGAACTCatccaaaaatatatatttataataataaaagaataaaatataatttttaataataataaaaaatcatcagaGCCTAATAAATCTCCTCGTCCTCATCCACGCACAAAACTTATTCCCATCTATTTGGATAAAACAACTAACGTTCATTATCTACCTAAATCTTTCACTTCTCATCTGTTTCAAATTATTCCAAATAAGTTATTTTGGATTATATTTTATGACACACTCTTAATTTAATACAATTATGACTTAAAGTTGTtttcgaaaaaaaataaaatttctgttttgctaaggcttttataaaGATGTCGATAGGCTGATATTCGGTGTTGTAATAGTTCATTTGAATATTTCTTTTATCTATCAAAATAAAGTGATATTGAACTTTGATATATTTGGTGTGTCCATAAATATAAAACTCTTCATCATTATAATAGTAGACTTattatcataatagattttaattggtataacttattttttttagatttactaGAACTCTTTGAGGCTAAATTGTTTGATATGTCATATTTATAGTTGTAACATATTCCACCTCAGAGCTtgagaaaataatatattttcgcTTTTTAGTTGTCCACGAAATTACTCCTAAGCCAAGACTAAGCATaaattctaaagtattttttttttatctatacaACTAGCCCAATTGCTATCTGGATAAGAATATAAGTTAAAATCTTTTCTTGATGTATATAATAATTCTTTTAGCCATGTCAAAATGATATCTACGATAGATGTGCATGAATCGAAATAACaaactaattataaatataatgtCAATGTGTAAAATAAATTAATCCTCAAATTAAACTTCTATAcagtttcttattatttttttaactctATCATCTAACATAAGTTTATCATTCATATTCATTGGAGTATTCACTGGCTTACAAACTATTACATCAAACCTTTTAAATAAATCTTTAGTATATTTTTCTTGGTATAAAAAATTTTCATTTGCATCTTGAATAATTTTCTTTcttagaaaataatataaaagcccAAATAAGTCATTTCAAATTCTATCATCATAATTTTCTTAAATTTAGTAAGCATATccattatattttcaaaataaattatatcatcCCTATACAAATAAACAATAAGAATTTTCATATGCTGAGCTTCTATATATAAAGTTGGCttaattaaacttttttataATTATGTTAAAGAAAATACATATCAAGTCTATTATACCATACCCTTTGTTTCAaaccatataatattttttttctaatttgtaCATTTTATCTTATTGCCCTTTAGTTTTTTATTCAAAAAGATTAATTTAACATCAAATAGATAAACCTTTTTTTTTGCTGTCAAAACTAATACTATTCTAATTCTATCAATTttaaaaagtaatttttttttttaaagtcaaTACCTAAAATTTGAGCATACCTTTGGTAACTAAATAGACTTTATGCTTTTGTGACAAACCATGAGgattaaatcttgatttatacATTCACTTGAGTCcaattgtttcttttctttttttgacaAATTTACTAGCCTTCTAAGTCTTATTTTTTTTCAATAACTTATAGTTCATCATTCTTCTATCTGAGTTATAGTTACACCTTCAAAACAAGTAAATTCTAAAGCAAaacatataaaattatcaaattgataaattttCTTGGAGGTATTTTAGTATCACTAGAATCATTTGAATTAGAACATTTGTGTATTGCAACCATTAGAATTTCAATGGCTTTAAAGTTTTAAActtcttcattaaaaataatattatgacttatgattatttttttagttGTAGGATTATAAAGTCtaaaacattttatttcattactaTAACCTcacaaatattaatttaattagtcatcaatattatttcttttttttaggaACATGAAAATAAGAACACAACTAAAAACATTCAAGTGACTCACATTTGACTTTCTGTCTAATCATgcttcatataatatttttttcagctTACTACAGAAAGCGATTTAACAAATACTCTATTATATCCACAACTTCTTTCCATAACTCTTTTTGTACTATTTTTGTTTAAACATGCACCTAACAATCTCGACCATAACTCGATTTTTTTTTCTCGATCTACTATATTTTATTGAGAGGTGTAGCATGCAATCAGTTTTCTATTAATATctgtatttttataaaaaaaatcattgaaaGTGAATTCGTCTCatctatcaatatgtaaaatcttgataaaaaaatttattttatttttttacatatgttttgaatttttttaaaatatagaagaCTTTAGGTTtttctttcagaaaaaaaaaatcactcttAGACGCGCTCACCGCGGATGCGGCGGGCAAGTTCGACATCCTTGGGCATGATGGTGACGCGCTTGGCGTGGATGGAGCAGAGGTTGACGTCCTCGAAGAGGCCGACGAGGTAAGCCTCTGCGGCCTCCTGCAGGGCCAGGACGGCGTGGCTCTGGAACCGGAGGTCCGTCTTGAAGTCCTGCGCCACCTCCCGCACCAGCCGCTGGAACGGCAGTTTGCGGATGAGGAGGTCCGTGCTCTTCTGGTACTTGCGTATCTCCCGCAGCGCAACCGTCCCCGGCCAGAACCGGTGCGGCTTCTTCACCCCGCCGGCCAGGGGCATCGTCTTCCTCGCCGCCTATCCCAACACTAATCTAGCATCATCAGAAACAGAGGAACAACGATAAGAACAACAACGACAAGTGATCGTGACCTTGGTGGCGAGTTGCTTGCAGGGAGCCTTGCCGCCGGTGGACTTGCGCGCGGTCTGCTTCGTGCGAGCCATTAGGGTTCCGTTCACGAGAGTGCCGTTTCGGCGTTAGGCATGGCGATCGTGCGAGGGGGTTATATAGAggcgaggagaaggggaggcggtTATGGGGGGAGTGGCGATGAGTTCGTTACCAGCAGAGAGAGATCGGACGGTGGGGAGTTGTGTGTCTGAACTCGCGATCCGTGCGCGCTTCTCTAGAAGCTTCGACTTCGATGCAAATGATCGCCACAATAATCACTGATCGCTATTCGATCGCAACTGCCGACAAGCGATTTCACACAACCAGCAACGATACTAGCAAGTGTCGATGGACTCGATAAGATAAGTGATATAGCACATTTTAGCATCATCCATCTGGCAGCAGACAAAACACCTCCAAGCTGACGTAGAGTGACACCTCGAACCCGAACGAAGTGATCACATGACCTCCGTATTGTTTGACGTCATGCAAGCCAGTGCCATGGAGCTGTTTCGCAAAACTCGGAACGACGCCACATGACGCCAACCCATATGGATCGATCGGCGCTCGTCCGCAGGATAAAGTCATCCTGCTCAGTGTCATGTAAGTCGGCACAGAACACCGCAAAGCTGCTCTGCAAAAC from Musa acuminata AAA Group cultivar baxijiao chromosome BXJ2-11, Cavendish_Baxijiao_AAA, whole genome shotgun sequence encodes:
- the LOC135627343 gene encoding rho GTPase-activating protein 5-like, which encodes MARLQLHLGSSSPSQQHIPEEDEAVGDEEDEEEEECPISPPLMVPGSEGEEGEEREDHGQHQPFSIMAVVVAALRKSLVMCNVGAGEGGVCRPASPASMEIGWPTDVRHVAHVTFDRFDGFLGLPVELEPEVPLRVPSASASVFGVSAESMQCSYDKIGNSVPTILLSMQRHLYLQGGLQVEGIFRINAENSQEVFVRDQLNRGIVPLGIDLHCLAGLIKAWFRELPRGVLDLLTPDQVMHCNTEEECSELVRMLPPTEAALLDWAINLMADVVEHEHCNKMNARNIAMVFAPNMTQMADPLTALIHAVQVMNFLKTLILKKLREREEAIFAVRALDSCSESSSDKDEAKSSKPSERDTLGTNETTTDIYALDKVTISKFLPDTEQSLGRDEEKKSEIGEENDFVSKKISPVCCGLDATEDECSSRYVGENVESEMYRLNFRKGVRKLCRHPVLQLSRSTKKAAELDAVNSEGREAWA
- the LOC135626273 gene encoding histone H3.3-like: MARTKQTARKSTGGKAPCKQLATKAARKTMPLAGGVKKPHRFWPGTVALREIRKYQKSTDLLIRKLPFQRLVREVAQDFKTDLRFQSHAVLALQEAAEAYLVGLFEDVNLCSIHAKRVTIMPKDVELARRIRGERV